From the Mastacembelus armatus chromosome 14, fMasArm1.2, whole genome shotgun sequence genome, one window contains:
- the gjb1a gene encoding connexin 27.5 isoform X1: MPLTPPAEPDPEPKMNWASFYAVISGVNRHSTGIGRIWLSVLFIFRILVLVVAAESVWGDEKSGFTCNTQQPGCNSVCYDHFFPISHIRLWALQLILVSTPALLVAMHVAHRRHVDKRLYKLSGRSNPKDLEQIKTQKMKITGALWWTYVISLLFRVVFEVTFMYVFYMIYPGYKMIRLVKCDSYPCPNTVDCFVSRPTEKTVFTVFMLAVSGVCILLNIAEVVFLVGKACSKHLHSAGDSTIGAWIQHKLCSY, translated from the exons ATGCCTCTTACACCTCCTGCTGAGCCAG ACCCGGAGCCAAAGATGAACTGGGCATCATTTTATGCTGTCATCAGCGGGGTGAACAGACACTCCACAGGCATTGGTCGCATATGGctctctgttctgttcattttcCGCATCCTGGTCCTCGTGGTTGCGGCCGAGAGCGTGTGGGGTGACGAGAAGTCCGGCTTCACCTGCAACACCCAGCAGCCGGGCTGCAACAGTGTCTGCTACGACCACTTCTTCCCCATCTCCCACATCCGCCTTTGGGCACTTCAGCTCATCCTGGTTTCCACTCCTGCCCTGTTGGTAGCCATGCACGTGGCCCACCGCCGCCACGTCGACAAGAGGCTCTACAAACTGTCAGGAAGGAGCAACCCCAAAGACCTGGAGCAGATAAAGACTCAGAAGATGAAAATCACAGGGGCTCTCTGGTGGACGTACGTCATCAGCCTATTATTCCGTGTTGTCTTTGAGGTCACCttcatgtatgtgttttatatgaTCTACCCTGGCTACAAGATGATCCGGCTGGTGAAGTGTGATTCATACCCCTGCCCCAACACAGTGGACTGCTTCGTGTCGAGGCCTACAGAGAaaactgtcttcactgtgttcaTGCTGGCTGTGTCGGGCGTTTGTATTCTACTCAACATTGCAGAGGTGGTCTTCTTGGTGGGAAAGGCCTGCAGTAAGCATTTGCACAGTGCTGGAGATTCGACTATTGGGGCTTGGATCCAACATAAACTCTGCTCATACTAA
- the gjb1a gene encoding connexin 27.5 isoform X2 produces the protein MNWASFYAVISGVNRHSTGIGRIWLSVLFIFRILVLVVAAESVWGDEKSGFTCNTQQPGCNSVCYDHFFPISHIRLWALQLILVSTPALLVAMHVAHRRHVDKRLYKLSGRSNPKDLEQIKTQKMKITGALWWTYVISLLFRVVFEVTFMYVFYMIYPGYKMIRLVKCDSYPCPNTVDCFVSRPTEKTVFTVFMLAVSGVCILLNIAEVVFLVGKACSKHLHSAGDSTIGAWIQHKLCSY, from the coding sequence ATGAACTGGGCATCATTTTATGCTGTCATCAGCGGGGTGAACAGACACTCCACAGGCATTGGTCGCATATGGctctctgttctgttcattttcCGCATCCTGGTCCTCGTGGTTGCGGCCGAGAGCGTGTGGGGTGACGAGAAGTCCGGCTTCACCTGCAACACCCAGCAGCCGGGCTGCAACAGTGTCTGCTACGACCACTTCTTCCCCATCTCCCACATCCGCCTTTGGGCACTTCAGCTCATCCTGGTTTCCACTCCTGCCCTGTTGGTAGCCATGCACGTGGCCCACCGCCGCCACGTCGACAAGAGGCTCTACAAACTGTCAGGAAGGAGCAACCCCAAAGACCTGGAGCAGATAAAGACTCAGAAGATGAAAATCACAGGGGCTCTCTGGTGGACGTACGTCATCAGCCTATTATTCCGTGTTGTCTTTGAGGTCACCttcatgtatgtgttttatatgaTCTACCCTGGCTACAAGATGATCCGGCTGGTGAAGTGTGATTCATACCCCTGCCCCAACACAGTGGACTGCTTCGTGTCGAGGCCTACAGAGAaaactgtcttcactgtgttcaTGCTGGCTGTGTCGGGCGTTTGTATTCTACTCAACATTGCAGAGGTGGTCTTCTTGGTGGGAAAGGCCTGCAGTAAGCATTTGCACAGTGCTGGAGATTCGACTATTGGGGCTTGGATCCAACATAAACTCTGCTCATACTAA
- the gja2 gene encoding gap junction protein, alpha 2 has protein sequence MGDWSSLGKLLESAQEHSTVVGKVWLTVLFIFRILVLGTAAEKVWGDEQSGFTCDTKQPGCQNVCYDKTFPISHIRFWVMQIIFVSTPTLIYLGHILHLVRMEEKEKQKEKSLATHNEKEQQLLCNKAKKASIKDNQGHVRLQGALLRTYVFNIIFKTLFEVAFIVAQYFLYGFELKPMYTCDRWPCPNVVNCYISRPTEKTVFILFMLAVACISLLLNLVEMYHLGFKKCHQGLRYRRSRNVNKAPKDLSEAVMPFVPSYNYFPSHPAVPEPFPTDSKYNMAEPTSAYSPYNSKVVYKQNRDNMAVERKGKADRDEEKEGNTSSPVFETPTENQRRNSQSSKHSNNKSRIDDLKI, from the coding sequence ATGGGGGACTGGAGCTCATTGGGGAAGCTGCTGGAGAGCGCCCAGGAACACTCTACCGTTGTGGGCAAAGTCTGGCTAACAGTCCTGTTCATCTTCCGCATCCTGGTGCTGGGAACGGCTGCTGAGAAAGTGTGGGGCGACGAGCAGTCCGGCTTCACCTGTGACACCAAGCAGCCTGGTTGTCAGAACGTCTGCTATGACAAGACCTTCCCCATTTCTCACATTCGCTTCTGGGTGATGCAGATCATTTTTGTGTCCACGCCAACTCTCATTTATCTGGGCCACATCCTACATCTGGTCCGcatggaggaaaaggagaagcagaaagagaagagcCTTGCCACCCACAATGAAAAGGAGCAGCAGTTGCTTTGCAATAAAGCCAAGAAGGCCTCAATTAAAGACAACCAAGGCCACGTGCGTTTGCAAGGTGCTCTATTGCGAACATATGTTTTCAACATTATTTTCAAGACCCTGTTTGAAGTGGCTTTTATTGTCGCTCAGTACTTCCTGTATGGTTTTGAACTCAAGCCAATGTACACCTGCGACCGCTGGCCTTGCCCTAACGTGGTGAACTGCTACATCTCCCGACCCACTGAGAAGACtgtcttcatcctcttcatgCTGGCAGTGGCCTGCATCTCACTGCTGCTCAACTTGGTGGAAATGTACCATCTAGGTTTCAAAAAGTGCCACCAGGGCCTCCGCTACAGGCGATCACGCAACGTGAACAAGGCTCCCAAGGACCTAAGTGAGGCAGTCATGCCCTTTGTCCCGAGCTATAACTATTTCCCCAGTCATCCTGCAGTGCCTGAGCCTTTCCCTACAGACTCAAAGTACAACATGGCAGAGCCGACTTCTGCTTACAGCCCCTACAACAGCAAGGTGGTTTACAAGCAGAACAGAGACAACATGGCTGTGGAGAGAAAAGGTAaagcagacagagatgaagaaaaagagggCAACACTTCCAGTCCTGTGTTTGAAACACCCACTGAAAATCAGCGCAGAAACAGCCAGTCAAGCAAGCACAGCAACAACAAGAGCAGGATCGATGACCTGAAGATCTAG